In Stieleria varia, one genomic interval encodes:
- a CDS encoding CBS domain-containing protein: MSREEWTVADIMQAGVKTVAPDVSLPDLEAMFLKDQISSYPVIDEGRLVGVVSRSDIVRQICQEREVAQSVSDFHFDETSFYEVPMESLTQVADRIGERIESLTVADVMNKRPLTIGLDTPIRDVAQQFIARQVHRFPVTDQGTLVGIVSTTDLVRLIAQGVLDRTAR, encoded by the coding sequence ATGAGCCGAGAAGAATGGACGGTAGCTGACATCATGCAGGCCGGTGTGAAAACCGTTGCCCCAGATGTCAGCCTGCCCGATCTAGAAGCGATGTTCTTGAAAGATCAAATCTCCAGCTACCCCGTCATCGATGAGGGAAGACTGGTCGGTGTCGTCTCCAGATCGGACATCGTTCGTCAAATCTGCCAAGAACGCGAAGTCGCGCAGAGCGTGTCGGATTTCCACTTCGATGAAACCAGTTTTTACGAAGTCCCCATGGAATCGTTGACGCAAGTGGCGGACCGAATCGGGGAACGCATCGAGAGCCTGACGGTTGCCGACGTGATGAACAAACGTCCTCTGACCATTGGACTCGACACACCCATCCGGGATGTCGCCCAACAGTTCATCGCTCGTCAAGTCCACCGTTTTCCGGTCACCGATCAAGGAACTCTCGTCGGCATCGTCTCCACCACCGACCTTGTGCGGCTGATCGCGCAAGGCGTTCTGGATCGCACCGCGCGTTGA